The stretch of DNA TTCAATCTGAATGATGAGGTCTCCGGATTGTCCACCTCGTTCGCCTGCATTGCCCTTACCGCTTAGGGATAATTGCATGCCTTCACTTACTCCGGCAGGTACATCTATTGAAATGGTTTCTTCCCCATAAACCCGGCCTTCCCCATCGCACTGGCTGCAGCGCGTTGTTATCGTTTGTCCTTCACCATGACAAGACGGACAGGTAGAGGTTGTTTGCATATGCCCGAAAAAGGTGCTGGTGATTCTGCGCACATAGCCTGACCCCTGGCAAGTACGGCAGGTGCTATAGGCCTGTGCATCCTTTGCTCCACTGCCTCCACAGGCATCGCAGGTAATCATTTTCCGTACCTTAACCGACTTATTGACCCCCGATGCTATTTCCTGTAAGGTTAGCTTGAGTTTTATGCGCAGGTTGGTGCCTCTGCGTCCACTGGATCTATGAGGACGTCCACCGCCTCCGAAAAAGGATTGAAAGGGACTGTCCTCAATGTTTTCTCCGAAAATGTCTCTGAAATGCGCAAAGATGTCTTCTACATTCATTCCAGCACCGCCAAAGCCCGATGCCCCGCCTTTGACTCCATTATGCCCATAGCGGTCATACAATGCCCTTTTTTCGCTATTGCTCAGTACCTCATAGGCCTCTGCAGCTTCCTTAAATTTTTCCTCTGCTTCCTTATTACCGGGATTCCTGTCAGGATGATACTTAAGCGCTACCCTGCGGTAGGCTTTTTTTATCTCCACCATATCCGCATTTCGCGATACGCCCAAGATTTCGTAATAATCCCGCTTGGCCATATTTAGTTACTTCTCCAGATGATTTATGGCAGGTTCCCGAAAAAACGCTATTCTACTTTCCCACTACTACCTTGGCATGCCTGAGAATTTTTCCATTCAATAGGTAACCCTTTTGAATTTCTTCCAGCACCATGCCTTTATCTTCGTCCTTTTCAACAGGTATTTCCGAGATAGCTTCATGCTTGTCAGGATCAAAGGGCTGACCCTTGGCCTGCATCGGCTCCACTCCGTTTTGTTCCAGTATTTTTTTCAGTTTGTTATAAATCAGCATGGTGCCCTCGCGAACAGCTTCCGCATTTCCGGAGGCATTATCCATGGTAGCTATGGCCCGTTCAAAATCATCTATCACCGGCAAAATCTGAAGAATCAGCTCTTTGCCGGCTTCCCTGCTTTTCTCCAGCCACTCCCGTGCGGAGCGTTTCTTATAGTTGTCAAAGTCTGCATAGAGCCTAAGATATTTATCTTTTAGCTCTTCATTTTTTTCCCTCAATTGGTTGTTTTTTTGTTTCCATTTTAAGACAGAAGAACGCCTCAGGGGCCTCACGGCCTCCCGTTCCGGCTCCTGATGCACAATTTCCTGACCCTCTGTGGCTGACGGGTTAACTACTTCGTTCATACTATTGTAATTCATTTTGGCGTACGTGGCAATTTTCCTGCCATTGCAAAGATAAAAGACAATTTGGCAGGGACAGTAACCGGTTTTTGATAGAAAAAGTTTTTCTCTTCAGCATTTCTCTGGCATCGTATGGTATGAAGGATGTAACATCAGCTGGTAAGAAGCCGTAAAAAAGGTGATTACTGTATTGGGCTAAAAAAAACCGATTTACTATGAAGATGAAGGAATTTCTGCTGATAGGCGTTTTTTTCTTATGGAGTCTGATAGGGCGAGCTCAGATTAGCACCGCAGATGCCGAAATGAAACAGAATATCGGGAACCCAGTTGCTACTTTATCTGCTGAAGATGAACAACAAGAAG from Chitinophagales bacterium encodes:
- the dnaJ gene encoding chaperone protein DnaJ, encoding MAKRDYYEILGVSRNADMVEIKKAYRRVALKYHPDRNPGNKEAEEKFKEAAEAYEVLSNSEKRALYDRYGHNGVKGGASGFGGAGMNVEDIFAHFRDIFGENIEDSPFQSFFGGGGRPHRSSGRRGTNLRIKLKLTLQEIASGVNKSVKVRKMITCDACGGSGAKDAQAYSTCRTCQGSGYVRRITSTFFGHMQTTSTCPSCHGEGQTITTRCSQCDGEGRVYGEETISIDVPAGVSEGMQLSLSGKGNAGERGGQSGDLIIQIEEQPDPHLKRVNNMDVAYNLYLSFSDAALGTTVEVPTLQGTAKVKIPPGTQSGKILRLKGKGIPSVDNPYQVGDQLIEVNIWTPKNLSKEEREILEKLRHAPNFQPRPQEGEKSFFEKVKDIFKG
- the grpE gene encoding protein GrpE — protein: MNEVVNPSATEGQEIVHQEPEREAVRPLRRSSVLKWKQKNNQLREKNEELKDKYLRLYADFDNYKKRSAREWLEKSREAGKELILQILPVIDDFERAIATMDNASGNAEAVREGTMLIYNKLKKILEQNGVEPMQAKGQPFDPDKHEAISEIPVEKDEDKGMVLEEIQKGYLLNGKILRHAKVVVGK